The DNA window TATTGGATTAAAGGCATATTCCACCATATTTCCATTACTATCAACGCTAAACCAGTGATTTTTTGAACTTCAGTCACCTAATGATTTAATAATGATTTCGAAAGATACACCAGGAGAAAAGACTTTATTTCCAGACATATCTTTTACTGTACTAACTGTATACTTTGGTTGATACATCTGTACACAACCCCAAAGCATTGAAACAATAATAAATACAAATAATATCAATTTTGTTCAAACTCAGATAATCTTTAATTTATCTTTAGTAGTTTTCTTCTTATTATTATTGTTATTATTTAGATATTTAGAATAGTCCTGTTTATACAAGATATTCACCTCTCTTTTATTTTATTTGTAATAAAGACTTCCTTAGATCCTCTAAATTGAAACTATAATCTTTATTTAAAAATAAATTTCTAGCTATTAAAATAATGTCAAAACTTTTATCTTTCTGATCATCTAACAATTCATAAATCATTGACCTTAACTGTCTTTTAATTTTATTTCTAAATACTGCATTACCCATTTTTTTACCAACAGATATTCCGTATCTAAATCTTTTTAAAGTATTTTTTTTAAAATAAATTACAA is part of the Spiroplasma cantharicola genome and encodes:
- the rnpA gene encoding ribonuclease P protein component translates to MKNKNIIKKNHEFQSIIGSKRFIKSKGFVIYFKKNTLKRFRYGISVGKKMGNAVFRNKIKRQLRSMIYELLDDQKDKSFDIILIARNLFLNKDYSFNLEDLRKSLLQIK